The Brassica oleracea var. oleracea cultivar TO1000 chromosome C6, BOL, whole genome shotgun sequence genome includes a region encoding these proteins:
- the LOC106299670 gene encoding pectinesterase inhibitor-like, with amino-acid sequence MMKQFTGLVFLCIISFFSIGGNANSSLISDLCKHCDDPKLCLSTIKSRPESGEFAATNNQIEIIAISVASSDASATSAYIKEKLSHEDLEPATEATFEDCQKNYQDAVEQLDDSISAMLTDAHADVDVWLHAAISAIESCDTELESRGGNDAELSKRNEVFLKLCKNALVINKMLT; translated from the coding sequence ATGATGAAGCAATTCACCGGACTTGTCTTTCTCTGCATCATTTCTTTCTTCTCCATCGGTGGAAATGCTAATTCCAGTTTAATTTCCGATCTGTGCAAACATTGTGACGACCCAAAACTCTGTCTCTCTACCATAAAGTCGCGTCCTGAGTCCGGCGAATTTGCAGCCACCAACAACCAAATTGAGATTATAGCTATCTCCGTTGCATCGTCAGACGCATCTGCTACTTCTGCTTACATCAAGGAAAAGCTGAGCCATGAGGATTTGGAGCCAGCAACGGAGGCCACATTTGAAGACTGCCAGAAAAACTACCAAGATGCTGTGGAGCAGCTCGACGACTCAATATCCGCCATGCTCACCGACGCACATGCTGACGTTGACGTCTGGCTGCATGCGGCGATAAGCGCCATAGAGTCATGTGATACCGAGTTAGAGTCACGCGGAGGAAATGATGCAGAGCTTTCAAAGAGAAACGAGGTGTTTCTCAAGTTGTGCAAAAACGCTTTGGTGATAAACAAGATGTTAACCTGA
- the LOC106299731 gene encoding uncharacterized protein LOC106299731, which yields MMRQRIVLKIDMSENEKAIKKAMKLASGTSGVRSVTIHGQNDQLVVVGAGIDTAELTRLLRKKVCPTTSIVTVQAAPPPPPQQQQQPPQFHLMEHHNEMAPARRCICEIPNSGFCGFCRLPSYQMVALPYPAPLVYREESDGCRIM from the exons ATGATGAGG CAAAGGATTGTTCTGAAAATTGATATGAGCGAGAATGAGAAAGCAATAAAGAAAGCTATGAAACTCGCGTCAGGAACATCAG GTGTGAGATCTGTAACGATTCACGGACAGAACGATCAGTTGGTTGTTGTGGGAGCGGGAATTGACACCGCCGAGCTAACACGTCTGCTCCGGAAGAAAGTTTGTCCCACCACGTCCATCGTCACCGTTCAGGCCGCACCGCCTCCGCCGCCCCAGCAGCAGCAGCAGCCACCGCAGTTTCATCTAATGGAACATCACAACGAGATGGCTCCGGCGAGAAGATGCATATGCGAGATACCGAATTCGGGTTTCTGCGGGTTTTGTAGACTACCCTCTTACCAGATGGTAGCTCTGCCATATCCAGCTCCCCTGGTCTACCGTGAAGAATCTGATGGTTGCAGAATCATGTGA